The Desmonostoc muscorum LEGE 12446 genome includes a region encoding these proteins:
- a CDS encoding amino acid ABC transporter permease, whose translation MTSNPKSKIQNPKLLWLHKNLFSTWYNSLLTVVCLVLLFWVARGIVTWATTQAQWAIIQVNLRLFLVGRFPQTLYWRPWIVLAIAAILGAITGGVFFSKQQLTRRGIAVFAFIVGVLLIILPLDLIYRLQLLLIAVLIFAGFGVGRNFAEVLTPWLSLLWLLSFPVILWLIGGGFGLQSVPTNLWNGLLLTLLMAAVSIVLSFPIGVLLALGRTSNLPVVRWFSILYIEIIRGVPFIGILFLAQVMLPLFLPADVRLDRVLRGIAGLVLFSAAYMAENVRGGLQSIPRGQIEAAKALGLNTAFVVLLIVLPQALRAVIPAIVGQFIGLFKDTSLLSLLGLVELTGIARSILAQPEFLGRYAEVYLFIGFIYWIFCYSMSLASRRLEKQLSQ comes from the coding sequence ATGACAAGCAATCCAAAATCCAAAATCCAAAATCCAAAATTGTTGTGGTTGCATAAAAACCTATTCAGTACTTGGTACAACAGCTTGTTAACTGTTGTGTGTTTGGTGTTGTTGTTTTGGGTAGCACGAGGAATAGTAACTTGGGCAACGACTCAAGCACAATGGGCAATAATTCAGGTTAATTTACGTTTATTTTTAGTTGGAAGGTTTCCCCAAACGCTATATTGGCGACCTTGGATTGTGCTGGCGATCGCTGCAATTTTAGGGGCTATAACTGGGGGTGTTTTCTTTAGCAAGCAACAATTAACAAGACGTGGAATTGCTGTTTTTGCGTTTATAGTCGGTGTTTTATTGATTATTTTACCACTGGATTTGATATACCGCTTACAGTTACTATTAATTGCAGTTTTAATATTTGCAGGTTTTGGAGTTGGAAGGAACTTTGCTGAAGTATTAACTCCTTGGCTTTCCCTATTATGGTTATTATCTTTTCCCGTCATTTTGTGGTTAATTGGCGGTGGATTTGGATTGCAATCTGTACCCACAAACTTGTGGAATGGTTTACTACTTACCCTACTAATGGCAGCAGTTAGTATTGTGCTTTCCTTTCCCATTGGGGTTTTACTGGCTTTAGGGCGGACAAGTAATTTACCCGTAGTGCGTTGGTTTTCTATCCTCTACATTGAAATCATTAGAGGAGTCCCCTTCATTGGGATTTTGTTCCTTGCTCAAGTAATGCTTCCCTTATTTTTGCCAGCAGATGTGCGGCTAGATCGGGTATTACGAGGAATTGCTGGATTGGTTTTATTTAGTGCTGCTTACATGGCAGAAAATGTACGAGGTGGACTTCAATCAATTCCACGGGGACAAATTGAAGCTGCGAAAGCATTAGGATTAAATACAGCTTTCGTGGTTTTATTAATTGTCCTGCCTCAAGCTTTACGTGCCGTTATTCCTGCGATTGTTGGTCAATTTATCGGCTTATTTAAAGACACTTCACTCTTATCTTTGCTCGGATTAGTAGAACTCACAGGTATTGCCCGTTCTATCTTGGCACAGCCAGAATTTCTTGGTCGCTATGCAGAAGTTTATCTATTTATTGGATTTATTTACTGGATATTTTGTTACTCAATGTCGCTGGCTTCTCGGCGTTTAGAAAAACAGTTAAGTCAGTAG
- a CDS encoding amino acid ABC transporter ATP-binding protein → MTTEQKPIIIAENVHKWYGKFHVLQGVSLTVNRKEVVVLMGPSGSGKSTFIRTFNALEEYQQGRIEIDGITLGHDLRNIEVIRREVGMVFQQFNLFPHLTVLQNITLAPVWVRRSPKIQAQESAMKLLERVGILEQAHKYPGQLSGGQQQRVAIARALAMQPKIMLFDEPTSALDPEMVREVLDVMRNLARDGMTMVVVTHEVGFAREVADRVILMDSGTLVESATPETFFSNPKEERTRKFLSQIL, encoded by the coding sequence GTGACAACAGAACAAAAACCGATAATTATTGCTGAAAATGTTCACAAGTGGTATGGCAAATTCCACGTTCTTCAAGGTGTGAGTTTGACAGTAAATCGCAAAGAAGTTGTGGTTTTGATGGGACCTTCTGGTTCAGGTAAATCTACTTTTATTCGCACGTTCAATGCGTTAGAAGAATACCAACAAGGAAGAATTGAAATTGATGGGATTACTCTTGGTCATGACTTGCGAAATATTGAAGTAATTCGTCGAGAAGTGGGAATGGTATTTCAACAGTTTAATTTATTTCCCCATTTGACCGTGCTGCAAAATATTACTTTAGCACCAGTTTGGGTACGGCGATCGCCAAAAATACAAGCTCAAGAATCGGCAATGAAACTATTAGAAAGAGTAGGCATTTTAGAACAAGCACACAAATATCCAGGACAGTTATCTGGTGGACAACAGCAACGGGTGGCGATCGCACGTGCTTTAGCCATGCAACCTAAAATCATGTTGTTTGATGAACCCACCTCAGCCTTAGATCCAGAAATGGTACGGGAAGTATTGGATGTAATGCGAAATCTCGCCCGTGATGGAATGACAATGGTAGTCGTCACCCACGAAGTTGGATTTGCCCGCGAAGTCGCCGACCGAGTTATTCTCATGGATAGCGGTACCCTCGTCGAGTCAGCTACCCCTGAGACATTTTTCAGCAACCCTAAAGAAGAAAGAACACGCAAATTTTTATCACAAATTCTCTAA
- a CDS encoding element excision factor XisI family protein: MAKLDEYRQYIKNLLQQHASTLWDNRIQAQTIFDPEHDHYQLVYVGWRDQNRIVHNDIYNSK; encoded by the coding sequence ATGGCAAAGCTAGACGAATATCGACAATATATTAAGAATTTGCTTCAACAACATGCTAGTACTCTTTGGGATAATCGCATACAAGCACAAACAATTTTTGATCCAGAACACGATCATTATCAATTAGTTTATGTAGGTTGGCGCGATCAAAACCGCATTGTTCATAATGATATTTACAACTCAAAATAA
- a CDS encoding ferredoxin:protochlorophyllide reductase (ATP-dependent) subunit N, protein MTVAQQPEALNFECETGNYHTFCPISCVAWLYQKIEDSFFLVIGTKTCGYFLQNAMGVMIFAEPRYAMAELEEGDISAQLNDYEELKRLCLQIKRDRNPSVIVWIGTCTTEIIKTDLEGLAPKLESEIGIPIVVARANGLDYAFTQGEDTVLAAMANRCPDKAPVAETEKSERNAIAKLLNFGKKKEDVAQEESEYVDHPPLVLFGSLPDPVVTQLTLELKKQGIKVSGWLPAKRFTELPVLEEGYYVAGVNPFLSRTATTLMRRRKCKLIGAPFPIGPDGTRAWIEKICSVFGITPKGLDEREAQIWAGLEDYVKLIRGKSVFFMGDNLLEVSQARFLIRCGMRVHEIGIPYMDKRYQAAELALLEKTCQEMNSPLPTIVEKPDNYNQLQRIYELKPDLVITGMAHANPLEARGINTKWSVEFTFAQIHGFTNARDMLELVTRPLRRNNNLKDLGWEKLVREEAKI, encoded by the coding sequence ATGACTGTCGCTCAACAACCAGAAGCTTTAAACTTTGAGTGTGAAACTGGGAATTACCATACCTTTTGCCCAATTAGCTGCGTGGCGTGGTTATACCAAAAAATTGAAGATAGTTTCTTTTTGGTGATTGGGACAAAAACTTGTGGCTACTTCTTGCAAAATGCGATGGGGGTGATGATTTTTGCTGAACCCCGCTATGCAATGGCTGAGTTGGAAGAGGGCGATATTTCGGCACAGCTGAATGATTATGAAGAGTTAAAGCGGCTGTGCTTGCAAATTAAACGCGATCGCAATCCTAGTGTAATTGTCTGGATTGGCACCTGCACCACTGAAATTATCAAAACAGATTTGGAAGGCTTAGCACCGAAACTGGAATCCGAAATCGGTATTCCCATCGTTGTGGCGCGTGCAAATGGTCTAGATTACGCCTTCACCCAGGGGGAAGACACCGTGTTAGCAGCAATGGCTAATCGTTGTCCTGATAAGGCTCCTGTGGCGGAAACAGAGAAAAGTGAACGCAATGCGATCGCTAAATTGCTAAACTTCGGCAAGAAGAAAGAAGATGTCGCCCAAGAAGAATCTGAGTACGTAGATCACCCACCCTTAGTTCTCTTTGGTTCCCTTCCCGACCCCGTAGTTACTCAGTTAACTTTGGAACTGAAGAAACAAGGCATCAAAGTTTCCGGCTGGCTACCTGCAAAGCGCTTCACTGAACTGCCAGTACTGGAAGAAGGGTATTATGTCGCTGGTGTCAACCCCTTCCTCAGCCGCACAGCTACAACTTTAATGCGCCGCCGCAAGTGTAAACTCATCGGCGCACCGTTCCCCATTGGTCCCGATGGTACCCGCGCTTGGATTGAGAAAATATGCTCGGTGTTCGGTATTACTCCCAAGGGTTTGGATGAACGGGAAGCACAAATTTGGGCAGGTTTGGAAGATTACGTCAAACTGATTCGCGGTAAGTCTGTATTCTTCATGGGTGATAACTTGCTGGAAGTTTCCCAAGCACGATTCTTAATCCGTTGTGGGATGAGGGTTCACGAAATTGGCATTCCCTACATGGATAAGCGCTATCAAGCTGCTGAGTTGGCGCTTTTAGAGAAAACTTGCCAGGAAATGAATTCACCCCTGCCAACGATTGTTGAGAAGCCGGATAATTACAATCAACTCCAGCGGATTTATGAGTTGAAACCAGATTTGGTAATTACTGGTATGGCTCATGCTAACCCGTTGGAAGCACGTGGTATTAATACAAAATGGTCTGTGGAGTTCACTTTTGCTCAAATTCACGGGTTTACAAATGCGCGTGACATGTTAGAGTTGGTGACTCGTCCGTTGCGTCGGAATAATAATTTGAAAGATTTGGGTTGGGAGAAGTTGGTGAGGGAAGAAGCGAAGATTTAA
- a CDS encoding DUF5331 domain-containing protein, with translation MAFFHSFTDSLKQKWLQFFQINRDWITLHMEVESVYTPDGGKRPPSYLILGVVNALEPKLAQLMLPFAKLNPDADTLIEVLDLHFDPDFALGNRFQISPDVDRYVEEAAAVIDEKPEDETLTHSHTNGFEPMAVSQQFTMVDADDENLGLSESGESENGFGDISLSNDEDLKDESLQISSLEADEFGEITFDATTAAIEVKLDDDQLEDSPLDENAFSDVLSDVWGDETSLQKAEENNDLLGEELPAGVFDESEIARLFPNA, from the coding sequence ATGGCATTCTTTCACAGCTTTACAGATTCATTAAAGCAGAAGTGGTTGCAATTTTTCCAAATAAATCGGGATTGGATTACCCTGCACATGGAAGTGGAATCGGTGTACACACCTGATGGCGGGAAGCGACCACCTTCTTACCTCATCCTGGGAGTAGTTAACGCCCTAGAACCAAAGTTAGCGCAGTTGATGTTGCCCTTTGCCAAACTTAATCCTGATGCTGATACGCTGATTGAAGTGCTGGATTTGCATTTTGACCCAGATTTTGCTCTCGGTAACCGCTTCCAAATCAGCCCAGATGTAGACAGATACGTAGAAGAAGCAGCAGCTGTCATTGATGAAAAGCCTGAAGATGAAACATTGACACATTCCCATACAAATGGCTTTGAGCCGATGGCGGTGTCTCAACAATTCACAATGGTGGATGCTGATGATGAAAATCTCGGGTTAAGCGAGTCTGGGGAAAGCGAAAATGGCTTTGGTGATATTTCTTTATCTAACGACGAAGATTTAAAAGATGAGTCCCTCCAAATCTCTAGTCTAGAAGCAGATGAGTTTGGGGAAATTACCTTCGATGCAACAACAGCTGCAATTGAAGTAAAGCTGGATGATGACCAACTTGAAGACAGTCCACTAGACGAGAATGCGTTTAGTGACGTGCTGTCAGATGTCTGGGGTGATGAAACATCACTGCAAAAAGCTGAAGAAAATAACGATTTGTTAGGGGAAGAACTGCCTGCTGGCGTTTTTGATGAATCCGAAATTGCCCGTCTCTTCCCCAACGCTTAA
- the bchL gene encoding ferredoxin:protochlorophyllide reductase (ATP-dependent) iron-sulfur ATP-binding protein yields the protein MKLAVYGKGGIGKSTTSCNISVALAKRGKKVLQIGCDPKHDSTFTLTGFLIPTIIDTLQEKDYHYEDVWPEDVIYKGYGGVDCVEAGGPPAGAGCGGYVVGETVKLLKELNAFDEYDVILFDVLGDVVCGGFAAPLNYADYCLIVTDNGFDALFAANRIAASVREKARTHPLRLAGLIGNRTSKRDLIEKYIEAVPMPVLEVLPLIEDIRVSRVKGKTLFEMAEQDPSLDYVCDYYLNIADQILARPEGVVPNDSPDRELFSLLSDFYLNPGKPQVANSEEELDLMIV from the coding sequence GTGAAACTAGCAGTCTACGGAAAAGGTGGTATTGGCAAATCCACAACTAGCTGTAATATATCCGTCGCCCTAGCTAAACGTGGCAAGAAAGTGCTACAAATTGGCTGCGACCCAAAACATGACAGCACCTTCACCCTGACAGGGTTTTTGATTCCGACAATTATCGACACCCTCCAAGAAAAGGACTATCACTACGAAGATGTCTGGCCGGAAGACGTAATTTACAAAGGCTACGGCGGTGTTGATTGTGTAGAAGCTGGTGGACCACCTGCGGGTGCTGGATGTGGCGGTTATGTAGTTGGTGAAACAGTAAAATTACTTAAAGAACTCAACGCCTTTGATGAGTACGATGTAATTTTGTTTGACGTTCTCGGCGACGTAGTTTGCGGTGGATTTGCAGCACCACTCAACTATGCAGATTACTGCCTGATTGTTACTGACAATGGCTTTGATGCTTTATTTGCTGCTAATCGCATTGCTGCTTCAGTCCGTGAAAAAGCACGAACTCACCCATTGCGTTTAGCTGGGTTAATTGGCAATCGCACCTCCAAGCGCGACTTGATTGAAAAATATATAGAAGCTGTGCCAATGCCAGTTCTAGAGGTTTTACCTTTGATTGAAGATATCCGCGTTTCTCGTGTTAAAGGTAAGACTTTGTTTGAAATGGCAGAGCAAGATCCTTCCCTGGACTACGTTTGCGATTACTATCTCAACATCGCTGACCAAATTTTGGCGCGTCCGGAAGGAGTTGTACCTAACGACTCACCAGATCGGGAATTGTTCTCTTTGTTGTCCGATTTTTATCTAAATCCGGGTAAACCCCAGGTTGCTAATTCAGAAGAGGAACTAGACTTGATGATTGTATAA
- a CDS encoding BrnT family toxin, translated as MKLEWDEGKNQSNITKHGLDFADATAVFNRLQFTDACLP; from the coding sequence ATGAAATTGGAGTGGGATGAGGGCAAAAACCAAAGTAACATCACAAAGCATGGTTTAGACTTTGCTGATGCTACCGCCGTCTTCAATCGTCTTCAATTTACGGATGCTTGTCTACCTTGA
- a CDS encoding CopG family ribbon-helix-helix protein encodes MSKENITFRIDSDKKAALDAIASGINRDRSYVLNEAVAAYVEMYQWQIDQIQSGITEADAGDFASDEEVKAIFARLTNAD; translated from the coding sequence ATGAGCAAAGAAAACATTACGTTTCGGATAGATAGCGATAAGAAAGCTGCGCTTGATGCGATCGCATCTGGAATCAACCGCGATCGCAGCTACGTACTTAATGAGGCGGTAGCTGCTTATGTTGAAATGTATCAATGGCAAATCGATCAGATTCAAAGCGGGATTACTGAAGCGGATGCTGGAGACTTTGCCAGTGATGAAGAAGTAAAAGCAATTTTTGCAAGACTAACTAATGCGGATTAA
- a CDS encoding type II toxin-antitoxin system RelE/ParE family toxin: protein MRIKWLRRALRNLEQAHSYISKENPEAAQEVILRIQLAVSQLENYPFMGRPGRIEVTRELVISSTPYIVIYRVKEESVEILRVLHTSKRYPD from the coding sequence ATGCGGATTAAGTGGCTGCGCCGTGCGCTTCGGAACTTGGAACAAGCCCATAGTTACATCTCGAAAGAGAATCCAGAAGCAGCACAGGAAGTAATATTGAGGATTCAACTTGCTGTTAGTCAACTTGAGAATTACCCTTTTATGGGGCGACCTGGACGTATAGAAGTTACGAGGGAGCTAGTAATTTCTAGCACGCCGTATATTGTTATTTATCGAGTCAAAGAAGAATCAGTAGAAATTCTTCGGGTTCTGCACACGTCAAAGCGTTATCCAGATTAG
- a CDS encoding DUF29 domain-containing protein, whose product MTATHTTDFNLWIEQTAQLLRSHRWHEIDLEHLIEEVEGLGKSERRAISSQLTRLLLHLLKWQYQPQRRSDSWLDSITDSRTQIELAILDSPSLKNYPTEQLEESYQRARRQAAKQTEMLISTFPEECPYSLELLLDEDWLPQARDI is encoded by the coding sequence ATGACCGCAACCCATACAACAGATTTTAACTTGTGGATTGAACAGACAGCCCAACTATTGCGATCGCATCGCTGGCATGAAATTGATCTAGAACATCTGATTGAAGAGGTTGAAGGCTTGGGCAAAAGCGAAAGGCGGGCTATTTCCAGTCAACTAACTCGCTTACTTTTACATCTGCTCAAATGGCAATATCAACCCCAGCGTCGCTCAGATAGTTGGCTGGATTCCATCACTGATTCTCGCACCCAAATCGAGTTAGCCATACTCGATAGTCCTAGTCTTAAGAACTATCCTACAGAGCAACTTGAAGAAAGTTATCAAAGGGCACGTAGGCAAGCAGCTAAGCAAACAGAGATGCTAATTTCCACGTTTCCAGAAGAATGCCCATATTCTTTAGAATTATTGTTAGATGAAGACTGGTTACCACAAGCAAGGGATATTTGA
- a CDS encoding BrnA antitoxin family protein, producing the protein METEYDFSQGKRGAIEPTPTGKTRITIRLDDEVLAWFRDQVHAAGGGNYQTLINDALREYIQQRREPLEDTLRRVLREELERIGK; encoded by the coding sequence ATGGAAACTGAGTATGATTTTAGCCAAGGTAAGCGGGGAGCAATTGAACCAACACCAACAGGCAAAACTCGAATTACAATTCGCCTAGATGATGAAGTACTAGCATGGTTTCGTGACCAAGTTCACGCAGCAGGTGGGGGAAATTACCAAACTTTGATTAACGATGCCTTGCGTGAGTATATTCAGCAGCGCCGTGAACCTTTAGAAGATACATTACGGCGAGTATTGCGAGAGGAACTTGAGCGAATTGGAAAATGA